The Littorina saxatilis isolate snail1 linkage group LG13, US_GU_Lsax_2.0, whole genome shotgun sequence genome contains a region encoding:
- the LOC138945734 gene encoding transmembrane protein 254-like — MAGGRKNQGPKARPPIASYTDDYFVFPHIFWMIAIPFGFYLLFTATFTPDNALRYLPGHLGTFVNYMGRSHHNICISLCVFAVVAHCVEAAYAGKVSQDKCLTPLATAKWSFMTFLFGFASLSRLVSYDRLKTTGKQH; from the exons ATGGCGGGCGGACGCAAAAATCAAGGACCAAAGGCTAGACCGCCTATAGCATCGTACACAGATGACTATTTCGTCTTCCCACACATCTTTTGGATGATCGCAATACCTTTTGGATTTTATCTTCTCTTT ACAGCGACATTCACCCCTGACAATGCTCTTCGCTACCTGCCAGGACACCTTGGCACCTTTGTCAACTACATGGGACGCAGCCACCACAATATTTGCATCTCTTT atgtgtgtttgctgttgtaGCGCACTGTGTAGAGGCAGCTTATGCAGGCAAAGTCTCCCA GGACAAGTGCCTGACACCGCTGGCCACAGCAAAATGGTCCTTCATGACTTTTCTGTTTGGGTTCGCGTCCCTCAGTCGCCTGGTCAGCTACGACAGATTGAAGACTACCGGCAAGCAGCACTGA